GCCAATCATTCGCGGCGGCGTTTTTCTTTTATAACCTTATCAATCTTTCGCATGCGTTTAAGATAGACGCCGACGGCGAGGCGGACTATCGCCGCTGTTTTCACTTTGCCGCGGGCGGCAAGTGCATCGACCTCTCGCCACCAAGAAGGCGGCAACCCCACTGAACGTCTCTCTAAAACTGCTGCCGGGTCAATGCGAGGCTGGCCGGCAGATCGCTTTGCAGTCTGCTTTGTGGTTTCTTTTCGCCGGTGTAGAGCCATAATATAATACCCGGTTATTATATATGCCGTGACAATATTTTTTTATTTGACGCGGGATTATCAGGCATGCTGCCTTGGCCATGATACCAAAAATCATCTGGTCAATTTTCTTTGTGATTTCAGCCGTGACAGTTTCGGCCAATTGGTCGCCGAATTTGTGGCAATATAACGGAGCACGTTCGGTCGGCAAGTATGTGCTGTGGCTCACCTATTTTGCCTTTGTTGCTTATGGCCTCTACGCAACGAAGCACGAAGACTTCTTCAGGGCGCTGCGAAAAATCGGTGGGTATTACTGGGGAAAACAAATCGGCATCGATCTCTATATTGGCTTCGCTTTCTTTCTGGTTTTTATTGGCTGGCACCAGGGGTTTTACTCAGCACTCGTCTGGGCTCTGCCCGTGCTCGTCTATGGCAACCAGCTCACGCTGCTATACCTGGCCGTGCATTACGAAGCGATCTTCATCAGGTTGGCTGCTTCGGCCTAAGCCATGCGCTGAAGCCGGCAGAAAACCGTCAGAATAACCCATCGAAAAGACGGGCGTAGAAAAACTGAAGGCGCGACGTTCTCGAGTTGAGCGCGAACTCATCGATGACAATACGGTTCGCATCGATCATCGCGACGACACCGAGAAATTCGTCGCGAAATTCAAACCAAAGTGAAGCGCGCAGGCGCGCGCTGTAACTGACCTGCCAGTCTGAACTTGAACCGCTGTCGGTAAAATTTTTCTGTCGTTGCAGATTCGGGCCCAGAGCGAAGAGCGCACCCAAAGTCATGCGCCGGTAGATAAAATTGTAGCCATAGCCCAAACGGGCGACCCATAGCCAGTATTCACCACCGCGATAACGATCAAGGTCAGGATACAGCGATGCCTGTGAAGGCGGTACGAGACTCGCCCCGGTGTCAATCTGCGTGTAGGTAACCGATGTGTCGGCAACAAACGAGCCGGCCGATGTCAGCTGGCGCTCCCCCTGAGAAAAGGCGGCGTTGGCAGAGTATCTGTCATTAAAATTATAGAATGCCCCAACCCCGGTATTGAGAATGCTTAAACCGCCGAACTGCGGGTTGGGCGCACCGGGTGCATAGTCATTCGCAAATTTTTCGGGGTCTTTGAGGTAGAAGCCGCGGTAGTTCTGATAAAAGAAGTCGGCCCCCCAGCGGCGCGATGCATAGTTGAATTGAAAATCGAAGTAACTCGTTTTGCCATATTTGTTCGTGTCGTTGTTCGCATTCGATAACGGCAACGAGCCCGAAATGCCGTAACCCAGGTACGCGATGCCGAGCCCGAAGTTTGTACTGATATTCGGCTCAAACTCGATTAACTTGCCATCGATGGCATCAGAACGCTTCTGCGAAGAAATATCCTGAAATCCAAAACTATACACTGGCACTTCGAGAAAAGTCCGTATGGTGACATCGTCGTCGAACGATCGAAAATTGCCATCTTCGCAGCGGCCGCGGTATTCAAACTGTATGTCTTCGGGGTCGCCGGTGGGGCATTGGGGGGTTGGCACGGGGTCGGCGGCGACCAATGCACTGCTGGCAAGGCAACAAGCCAGCACGATTGACTTTTGCACGCCGTAGATTTAATGCTGAGCGACAACCAGTCAACGACGATCGGCTCTCAGCCTTTGCGGCGCTTATTCTTATAGAACTTCTTTCCCGACCTGGGTGGATAGTTTCCAGGGCGGTGGTTGTCGCTTTTCGCTTTTTTCATCTCGTCTTGTGCAGAGATAAACTGCGTCTTGGTGTCATAGTTCTTATTGTCTTTTTCGAGCAACATCTTGATCGCTGCTGCCGCGACCTCTTCTGCCGAAACCTCATCGTTCGTCAGGTCTTGCACGTATTCAAGGTACTGCGCGAGTTTTGCGCGTTTTGTCACCTCGCCGATTTCACCCAGCAAGGCAGAGACCTTCTTTTTCTGCAGCGCCTCTGCGGCGGGCACGTCGTGCGGCAGAATTCGAATGCTATGCAGCTTTTCGAGGCGCTTGAGCTTGTTCAGCTCGGTCGGGCGTACGAATGAAAAACTGCGCCCGCTTTTGCCGGCCCGGCCGGTGCGGCCGATGCGGTGAATATAATCTTCGACGTCGCGCGGCAGGTCGAAGTTAAAGACCGCTTCGATATGGCTGATATCGATGCCGCGGCCGGCAACGTCGGTCGCCACGAGCAGGCGCGCCTGCCCGCTTCGCAGTTTACCCATAACCTTATCGCGCTGGTTCTGGTTGAGGTCGCCGTGAATGCCTTCTGCGGTCATACCGCGCTCGTTGAATTGCTGCGTCAGTGAATCGACCTGCGAGCGCATATTGCTAAAGATGAGCGCCGATTTGAAATCGTAAAAATCCATTAGGCGAATGGTGGCTTCGACACGGTTCTTTTCGGGAACCAGCAAGAAAAACTGCTCGATCTTCGGCTTGTTGCTTTGCCCGGCGAGCACGTCTGCGCGCTGCGGGTTGTTCAGAAACTGCGAAGTGATTGCGAGAATCTCTTTCGACATGGTCGCTGAAAAGAGCACCGTCTGCCGTTCTTTGGGAGCATCTAAAAGAATATGTTCGATATCTTCGCGAAAGCCCTGCGCGAGCATTTCGTCGGCTTCATCAAGCACGAAGAACTTCACCGTGTTCATTTTGATGGTCTTGCGGCGCATGTGGTCCATCACACGGCCGGGTGTGCCGACGACGATCTGAGGCTTCAGCTTTAGATCGCGAAACTGCGTACCGATTTGCTGACCGCCATAGACTGTGG
The sequence above is a segment of the Turneriella parva DSM 21527 genome. Coding sequences within it:
- a CDS encoding DEAD/DEAH box helicase, whose product is MKSFYELGLSPALVQAITDMGFREASPIQEKAIPILLEGHDLIGQAQTGTGKTAAFAIPVIEKITSAKELQAMVLCPTRELAMQVAAEFKKLLKYKKDILVATVYGGQQIGTQFRDLKLKPQIVVGTPGRVMDHMRRKTIKMNTVKFFVLDEADEMLAQGFREDIEHILLDAPKERQTVLFSATMSKEILAITSQFLNNPQRADVLAGQSNKPKIEQFFLLVPEKNRVEATIRLMDFYDFKSALIFSNMRSQVDSLTQQFNERGMTAEGIHGDLNQNQRDKVMGKLRSGQARLLVATDVAGRGIDISHIEAVFNFDLPRDVEDYIHRIGRTGRAGKSGRSFSFVRPTELNKLKRLEKLHSIRILPHDVPAAEALQKKKVSALLGEIGEVTKRAKLAQYLEYVQDLTNDEVSAEEVAAAAIKMLLEKDNKNYDTKTQFISAQDEMKKAKSDNHRPGNYPPRSGKKFYKNKRRKG
- a CDS encoding DUF4421 family protein, with protein sequence MQKSIVLACCLASSALVAADPVPTPQCPTGDPEDIQFEYRGRCEDGNFRSFDDDVTIRTFLEVPVYSFGFQDISSQKRSDAIDGKLIEFEPNISTNFGLGIAYLGYGISGSLPLSNANNDTNKYGKTSYFDFQFNYASRRWGADFFYQNYRGFYLKDPEKFANDYAPGAPNPQFGGLSILNTGVGAFYNFNDRYSANAAFSQGERQLTSAGSFVADTSVTYTQIDTGASLVPPSQASLYPDLDRYRGGEYWLWVARLGYGYNFIYRRMTLGALFALGPNLQRQKNFTDSGSSSDWQVSYSARLRASLWFEFRDEFLGVVAMIDANRIVIDEFALNSRTSRLQFFYARLFDGLF